The Miscanthus floridulus cultivar M001 chromosome 7, ASM1932011v1, whole genome shotgun sequence genome includes a region encoding these proteins:
- the LOC136463576 gene encoding uncharacterized protein, with product MAGSRRRHGARSSQQGAKSSSLADATLGTREVTIVEKPSKNTCHTSGSTSSTLSGPYVYADLVDSLLHEIIVLINSFQDFLAFSGTCHSWRAAVSSFPSVYAFNFPPLHLEPDDPYVPPYIRGISIKPLRLSNCKWQLSDLTKKNLSLKCSAPQNTPNEMHYLGCSHGYLIFTCEEHCLLIDAYTGAKVKAPELPCNNNLGYSSGIGVLTAPFSSPNSHLLLFSRASMFEWQVGTNAWSEHPLHLDHERIYQVVFFKGHILVIDALMRLHTIQLTPQFSMKEVAVTWRSLQCLPLTPWLVVCGDMLLMVKLAINRSSLPSLSSHIRFFEVFRLDFSVKPAKLVQMEKLENHALFLSLDRRNPAFSWVNPERWGGKSNCVYVARLFDDADPEEAWTALEVGQSVPHGHIVDSMMYGIDFSPDYSQIGSLWLFPSLVYGASQ from the exons ATGGCaggaagccgccgccgccacggagCGCGGTCGTCGCAGCAGGGCGCCAAATCCTCGTCGCTGGCGGATGCCACTCTCGGCACCAG AGAAGTTACCATTGTGGAGAAGCCCTCTAAGAACACCTGCCACACCTCAGGCTCTACTTCATCGACTTTATCTGGACCTTATGTTTATGCAGATCTCGTGGATAGCCTGCTTCATGAAATCATTGTTCTCATCAACTCATTCCAGGACTTCCTTGCTTTTAGTGGCACCTGCCACTCTTGGCGTGCAGCAGTCTCTTCCTTCCCCTCTGTGTATGCTTTCAACTTCCCACCTCTCCACCTTGAACCAGATGATCCTTATGTCCCTCCGTATATTAGAGGTATCAGTATCAAACCCCTCCGTTTGTCTAATTGCAAATGGCAGCTCAGTGACCTTACCAAGAAAAATCTATCCCTTAAATGTTCAGCGCCTCAAAACACTCCAAATGAAATGCACTATCTGGGCTGCTCACATGGGTATCTTATCTTTACATGTGAGGAGCACTGCCTCCTCATTGATGCATACACTGGTGCCAAGGTGAAAGCACCCGAATTACCATGCAACAACAATCTTGGTTACTCTTCTGGCATTGGCGTCCTTACGGCCCCATTCAGTTCACCCAACTCGCACCTCCTCCTTTTCTCTAGGGCCTCCATGTTTGAGTGGCAGGTTGGAACAAACGCCTGGTCAGAGCATCCTCTTCATCTTGACCATGAACGCATCTATCAAGTTGTGTTCTTCAAAGGTCATATCCTTGTCATAGATGCTCTTATGAGGCTTCATACTATCCAATTGACACCTCAATTCAGCATGAAAGAAGTAGCAGTTACGTGGAGGTCCCTGCAGTGCCTGCCTCTTACCCCATGGTTGGTGGTCTGTGGTGACATGCTTCTCATGGTTAAGCTCGCAATTAATCGTAGTTCTCTTCCCTCACTTAGCAGCCACATTAGATTTTTTGAGGTCTTTCGCCTTGACTTCTCAGTGAAGCCAGCCAAGTTGGTACAGATGGAGAAGCTGGAAAACCATGCGCTGTTTCTTAGCCTGGATAGGAGGAACCCTGCATTTTCTTGGGTTAACCCCGAGAGATGGGGAGGGAAGAGTAACTGCGTTTACGTTGCCAGGCTATTTGATGATGCTGATCCTGAAGAGGCTTGGACGGCGCTGGAGGTTGGTCAGTCAGTGCCGCATGGCCACATAGTTGACTCCATGATGTATGGTATTGATTTCTCACCGGACTACAGTCAAATAGGCAGCCTCTGGCTGTTCCCCAGTCTGGTTTATGGCGCTAGCCAGTGA
- the LOC136463577 gene encoding uncharacterized protein encodes MDTMRGALERAKMLVGMEVDEESALPPPEEQSFFDDINRHCTLNTTQRLYGFAICLAAGLTCTFLSMLVFFNPVKFGVTFTLGNLMALGSTAFLIGPKRQFDMMLDSVRIYATAIYIASIIIALFCALYVHSKLLTLLAIILEFGALVWYSLSYIPFARSIVSKVMTSCFDTDF; translated from the exons ATGGACACGATGCGGGGCGCGCTGGAGCGGGCCAAGATGCTGGTGGGCATGGAGGTCGACGAGGAGTCGGCGCTGCCGCCGCCCGAGGAGCAGTCCTTCTTCGACGACATCAATCGCCACTGCACCCTCAACACCACCCAG AGGCTCTATGGTTTCGCGATATGCTTAGCTGCCGGACTGACGTGCACCTTCTTG TCAATGCTTGTCTTCTTCAATCCAGTGAAATTTGGGGTAACATTCACCCTTGGCAATTTGATGGCCCTTGGAAG TACAGCATTTCTCATAGGCCCCAAAAGACAGTTTGATATGATGCTTGATTCTGTGCGAATATATGCCACTGCGATATACATTGCAAGCATCATAATTGCTCTATTCTGTGCTCTCTAT GTTCACAGCAAGCTGTTGACTCTACTGGCCATCATTTTGGAATTTGGTGCCCTTGTTTG GTACAGTCTTAGCTACATACCTTTCGCAAGGTCAATTGTATCAAAGGTGATGACATCGTGCTTCGACACTGATTTCTAG